One region of Mucilaginibacter sp. 14171R-50 genomic DNA includes:
- a CDS encoding bifunctional 2-polyprenyl-6-hydroxyphenol methylase/3-demethylubiquinol 3-O-methyltransferase UbiG yields MANNLQQLYGNIDIYLFDQLLKGRFDGCTNVLDVGCGGGRNLVYFLQNGYEVYGIDPNPEAVALVKALAKELAPATPPTNFSIGKAEQLPFEDEMFDLIVCSAVLHFAADSNHFDAMLRSIWRALKTDGYFFARLASDIGIEDKVIPLGNSRYALPDGSERFLVNEQVLLEYTANLGGELFEPIKTTNVQNLRCMTTWCLRKAATPKSSAGDRTFPL; encoded by the coding sequence ATGGCAAACAACCTGCAGCAGCTTTACGGCAATATTGATATTTACCTGTTCGACCAGCTTTTAAAAGGGCGCTTTGATGGGTGCACAAACGTGCTGGATGTTGGCTGCGGCGGCGGGCGAAACCTCGTATACTTTCTGCAAAACGGCTATGAGGTTTATGGCATCGACCCAAATCCTGAAGCAGTGGCGCTGGTAAAAGCATTGGCTAAAGAGCTCGCTCCGGCTACTCCGCCAACAAACTTCAGCATAGGCAAGGCAGAACAACTGCCCTTTGAAGATGAAATGTTCGACCTGATAGTTTGCAGCGCAGTACTGCATTTTGCAGCCGATAGCAATCACTTCGACGCAATGCTCCGATCAATATGGCGCGCATTAAAAACCGACGGTTATTTTTTCGCGCGGCTGGCCTCTGATATTGGGATAGAAGATAAAGTGATTCCCCTGGGCAACAGCCGTTACGCCTTGCCCGATGGCTCCGAACGTTTTCTGGTGAATGAACAGGTGCTGCTGGAGTATACAGCCAACTTAGGCGGCGAGCTTTTTGAGCCGATAAAAACCACAAACGTGCAAAATTTAAGGTGCATGACGACCTGGTGTTTGCGGAAAGCTGCCACGCCTAAGTCCTCTGCAGGAGATAGGACTTTCCCTTTATAA
- a CDS encoding type I phosphomannose isomerase catalytic subunit, whose protein sequence is MSALYPLKFKTIFKDKIWGGHKIETYLHKNIGNLPNCGETWEISGVKSDVSVVDSGELKGQSLADLLEKYQGELVGEKVYKHFGNIFPLLVKFIDANDDLSVQVHPNDELAKKRHNSFGKTEMWYVIEADPGSSLIAGFNREMTEKEYVEALNSGHIMDILNREDVKAGDVFFLPAGRVHTIGKGLLIAEIQQTSDITYRIYDFDRVDDKGNKRELHTEEALAAIDYKHYPEYKTLYTPHKNEDVHLVTCPYFTTNMLDYTHGLDKDYSNLDSFVIHVCIGGEYTIKYDGLAYPVKMGECILLPKTIGKVELKTTSGFKILESYIE, encoded by the coding sequence ATGTCAGCATTATATCCGCTAAAATTTAAAACCATATTTAAAGATAAAATATGGGGAGGCCATAAGATTGAAACTTACCTGCATAAAAACATTGGCAATTTGCCAAACTGCGGCGAAACCTGGGAGATCTCGGGCGTAAAGTCGGATGTTTCGGTTGTAGATAGCGGAGAGCTAAAGGGACAGTCGCTTGCCGACTTGCTGGAAAAATACCAGGGCGAATTGGTAGGTGAGAAGGTTTACAAGCACTTTGGTAACATATTCCCCTTGCTGGTTAAATTTATTGATGCGAATGATGACCTGAGCGTACAGGTTCATCCTAACGACGAACTGGCCAAAAAACGCCATAACTCGTTTGGTAAAACCGAAATGTGGTACGTGATAGAAGCCGACCCGGGCAGCAGCCTGATAGCCGGCTTTAACCGCGAAATGACCGAAAAGGAATATGTGGAAGCTTTAAACAGCGGCCATATTATGGATATCCTTAACCGGGAAGATGTAAAGGCTGGTGATGTTTTCTTTTTACCGGCGGGCCGTGTGCATACCATTGGCAAAGGTTTATTGATTGCCGAAATACAGCAAACATCTGATATTACCTACCGCATTTACGATTTTGACCGGGTAGACGACAAGGGCAACAAGCGCGAGCTGCATACCGAAGAGGCCCTGGCAGCAATTGATTACAAACATTACCCGGAATATAAAACGCTTTATACCCCGCATAAAAACGAGGATGTGCATTTGGTAACCTGCCCGTACTTTACTACTAACATGCTTGATTATACCCACGGCCTTGATAAAGATTATTCGAACTTAGATTCGTTTGTGATACATGTTTGTATAGGCGGCGAATACACCATCAAATACGATGGCCTGGCTTACCCGGTAAAAATGGGCGAATGCATACTGTTGCCAAAAACCATCGGTAAAGTAGAGCTTAAAACCACATCGGGCTTTAAAATTTTAGAGAGTTATATAGAATAA
- a CDS encoding glycoside hydrolase family 2 TIM barrel-domain containing protein, whose translation MGKQFLKLLTIVLISITAGASAQTAPAGKVWSVAKANAWYAQHKWMTGADFIPSTAINQLEMWQASTFDPATIDRELGYAEGIGFNTMRVFLHSLAWQQDKAGFKKRIARYLAIADKHGIKTMFVFFDDCWNAGAKIGTQPAPKVGVHNSGWLQDPGNRLNNPGETAMLQAYVTDVMTAFKHDKRILLWDLYNEPGNSGKKEASLNLLSKVFSWARAVNPDQPISAGLWDWSFEKLNAYQALNSDIITYHDYTDEASHLKTIQLLKSHGKPLICTEYMARTRGSKFANVMPMLKKENVGALNWGFVMGKTNTIYAWDNPMPDGSEPKEWFHDIFRKDGTPYRAEEVELIKKLNGK comes from the coding sequence ATGGGAAAACAATTTTTGAAGCTGCTTACAATTGTTCTGATATCAATAACGGCCGGCGCATCCGCACAAACAGCGCCTGCAGGTAAAGTATGGTCGGTAGCCAAGGCTAATGCCTGGTACGCCCAGCATAAATGGATGACCGGTGCAGATTTTATACCCAGCACCGCTATAAACCAGTTAGAGATGTGGCAGGCATCAACCTTTGATCCTGCAACCATAGACCGCGAACTGGGTTATGCCGAAGGGATTGGTTTTAATACCATGCGCGTGTTTTTACACAGCCTTGCCTGGCAGCAGGATAAAGCCGGTTTTAAAAAACGTATTGCCCGGTACCTCGCCATTGCCGATAAGCACGGCATTAAAACCATGTTTGTGTTTTTTGATGACTGCTGGAACGCCGGTGCCAAAATTGGTACCCAGCCTGCGCCAAAGGTTGGCGTACACAATTCAGGCTGGCTTCAGGACCCGGGCAACCGCCTGAACAACCCCGGTGAAACCGCCATGCTGCAGGCTTACGTAACTGACGTTATGACTGCCTTTAAGCACGATAAACGCATCCTGCTATGGGACCTGTATAACGAGCCTGGCAATTCAGGCAAAAAGGAAGCATCACTAAACTTATTAAGCAAGGTATTTAGCTGGGCGCGGGCGGTAAATCCCGATCAGCCTATATCTGCTGGTTTATGGGATTGGAGTTTTGAAAAATTGAATGCCTACCAGGCCCTTAACTCGGATATTATTACTTACCACGATTATACCGACGAAGCCTCTCACCTAAAAACCATACAACTATTAAAAAGCCACGGCAAACCGCTTATCTGTACCGAATATATGGCCCGCACCCGCGGAAGCAAATTTGCCAATGTAATGCCTATGCTCAAAAAAGAGAACGTGGGCGCACTTAACTGGGGTTTTGTAATGGGTAAAACCAACACCATTTACGCCTGGGATAACCCTATGCCTGATGGCAGCGAGCCTAAAGAGTGGTTTCATGATATATTCCGGAAGGATGGCACACCTTACAGGGCCGAAGAAGTGGAGCTGATAAAAAAACTAAACGGAAAGTAG
- a CDS encoding DUF5996 family protein, whose amino-acid sequence MNTTTNTWPKLDYHYLKDTLATVHMWTQMIGKVRLKKMPWINHSWQVTLYVSATGLTTGSIPYGGGVFQIDLDFIKHQLHITTSTGENISSALGAETIAAFYNELMANLRLAGVDVEIYAAPNEVDPAIPFAENQTPCTYDGEVMHNLWQALIRIHNVFTEFRAGFLGKCSPVHFFWGAFDLAVTRFSGRPAPKHPGGAPNMPDNVMQEAYSHEVSSCGFWPGSEAFPQPAFYAYCYPTPEDYGKQQVSPPEAFYSQEMGEYFLMYEMVQQAANPEDTLMQFLQTTYNAAATTGNWDRALECDLQGFKS is encoded by the coding sequence ATGAATACTACCACCAACACCTGGCCAAAGCTCGATTATCATTACCTGAAAGATACCCTTGCCACCGTTCACATGTGGACGCAAATGATAGGCAAGGTGCGCCTTAAAAAAATGCCATGGATAAACCATTCGTGGCAGGTTACGCTTTATGTAAGCGCAACGGGCTTAACAACAGGCAGCATACCCTACGGCGGCGGCGTGTTCCAGATAGACCTTGATTTTATAAAGCATCAACTGCATATCACCACCAGTACGGGCGAAAATATCTCATCGGCATTAGGCGCCGAAACCATTGCAGCTTTCTACAACGAGTTAATGGCTAACCTGAGGTTGGCGGGTGTTGATGTCGAGATTTATGCCGCACCTAACGAGGTTGACCCTGCCATACCCTTTGCCGAGAACCAAACCCCATGTACTTACGATGGGGAGGTGATGCACAACCTGTGGCAGGCGCTTATCAGGATACATAATGTTTTTACTGAGTTCAGGGCTGGCTTTTTGGGCAAATGCAGCCCGGTACATTTCTTTTGGGGCGCGTTCGACCTAGCAGTTACCCGTTTCAGCGGCAGGCCTGCGCCAAAACATCCCGGTGGTGCCCCAAATATGCCCGATAACGTAATGCAGGAAGCCTACTCACACGAGGTTAGCTCATGCGGGTTTTGGCCTGGCAGCGAGGCGTTCCCCCAGCCGGCATTTTACGCCTATTGTTACCCAACTCCCGAAGATTACGGCAAGCAGCAGGTAAGCCCGCCCGAAGCGTTTTACAGCCAGGAAATGGGCGAATATTTTTTAATGTACGAAATGGTGCAGCAAGCCGCCAACCCCGAAGATACCCTGATGCAGTTTTTGCAAACTACCTATAATGCCGCCGCCACAACAGGTAATTGGGATAGAGCGTTAGAGTGTGATCTGCAAGGATTTAAAAGTTAA
- a CDS encoding NADP-dependent isocitrate dehydrogenase has protein sequence MSKIKVENPVVELDGDEMTRIIWKFIKDKLIIPYLDLDIKYYDLGIEYRDETDDQVTVDAAHAILKYGVGIKCATITPDEQRVKEFNLKQMWKSPNGTIRNILDGTVFREPIVMANVPRLVPNWTAPICIGRHAFGDQYRATDFVTKGKGKLTVTFTPEDGGTEQSFEVYNFKGDGVALTMYNTDESIRGFAHACFNQALMKGWPLYLSTKNTILKKYDGRFKDIFEEIYQADYKTKFTEAGITYEHRLIDDMVASALKWNGNFVWACKNYDGDVQSDTVAQGFGSLGLMTSTLVTPDGTVMEAEAAHGTVTRHYREHQAGRPTSTNPIASIFAWTRGLEFRGLLDNNQELVNFCKTLEEVCIETVESGKMTKDLAITIKPKVEHGTDYLYTEEFLEAINENLKAKLGK, from the coding sequence ATGTCAAAAATTAAAGTAGAAAACCCGGTAGTAGAACTGGATGGCGATGAAATGACCCGCATAATCTGGAAGTTCATAAAAGATAAACTGATCATCCCTTACCTTGACCTGGATATAAAATATTACGACTTAGGTATCGAATACCGTGATGAAACCGATGACCAGGTTACTGTTGATGCCGCTCATGCTATTTTAAAATATGGCGTAGGTATAAAGTGTGCTACCATTACGCCTGACGAGCAGCGTGTAAAGGAGTTCAACCTTAAACAAATGTGGAAGTCGCCAAACGGAACTATTCGTAATATCTTAGATGGCACGGTTTTCCGCGAGCCTATCGTTATGGCAAACGTACCCCGCCTGGTACCTAACTGGACAGCTCCAATATGCATTGGCCGCCACGCTTTTGGCGATCAGTACCGGGCTACTGATTTTGTAACCAAAGGAAAAGGTAAACTAACAGTAACGTTTACGCCCGAAGATGGGGGTACAGAGCAGTCATTTGAAGTATATAACTTTAAAGGTGATGGCGTTGCCCTTACTATGTACAATACCGACGAATCTATCCGTGGGTTTGCACATGCCTGTTTTAACCAGGCGCTGATGAAAGGCTGGCCTTTATACCTGTCTACCAAAAACACCATCCTTAAAAAATACGACGGGCGTTTTAAAGATATATTTGAAGAGATATACCAGGCCGATTATAAAACCAAGTTTACTGAAGCAGGTATCACTTACGAGCACCGCTTAATTGACGACATGGTTGCATCGGCCCTTAAATGGAATGGTAACTTTGTTTGGGCTTGTAAAAACTACGATGGCGACGTACAATCTGATACGGTTGCACAGGGCTTTGGCTCGTTAGGATTAATGACGTCTACGCTGGTTACGCCAGATGGCACCGTAATGGAAGCCGAAGCCGCGCACGGTACGGTAACACGCCACTATCGCGAGCACCAGGCAGGCCGCCCGACCTCAACCAACCCTATCGCTTCTATCTTTGCATGGACACGCGGTTTGGAGTTCCGCGGATTGCTGGATAATAACCAGGAACTGGTTAACTTCTGCAAAACTTTAGAGGAAGTTTGCATTGAAACGGTAGAAAGCGGCAAAATGACCAAAGATTTGGCTATCACCATAAAACCAAAGGTTGAGCATGGTACCGATTACCTGTACACCGAAGAATTTTTGGAAGCTATTAACGAGAATTTAAAAGCGAAGTTGGGTAAGTAA
- a CDS encoding ATP-binding protein — MSFSDGHKFSGESIAHIARIIDNIHLGIWEYNTDTRQVKWSPGFYTALGYKPGEIECSYNYFFEHLLYYHDKQAFLASTYHTRLGNSPVVHIRLLTKQNGYQWFESTTQKHDTADGPVIYGVLSNINVLKVSETKVAEKELKCAEIGRIAKIGSWEIDAATMALRFSKETYNIFELDAQPQITVPEAISFFEPQYRQVLTAAIENAIKYSKPYDIEVLFKTARNNVIWVRCKGVPVLDDYGNCIILRGIFQDIDSIKKKGITLQSSLNLLDDQNKRLQNFAYIVSHNLRSHAGNLKFMVNLFEESHLQDDRTEIFSHIKTISESLSATMGHLDEIVKIQSEISKGRKVIDFETIYNNVESVLHTNIANSGAQINIDFAGCPQIDYIPAYLESIFQNLLTNAIKYKHPDRNPVININTHKIGREVYLVFEDNGIGIDLKRYGDELFGMYKTFHHNQDAKGIGLFITRNQVEALGGSIQVDSAVNVGTKFTIKLV; from the coding sequence ATGAGTTTTTCTGACGGTCATAAGTTTTCTGGCGAAAGCATAGCTCATATTGCGCGTATAATTGACAACATACATTTAGGCATTTGGGAGTATAACACCGATACCCGGCAGGTTAAATGGTCGCCGGGGTTTTATACTGCGTTGGGGTATAAACCGGGCGAGATAGAATGCTCATACAATTACTTTTTTGAACATCTGCTATATTACCACGATAAACAGGCCTTCTTAGCCTCAACCTATCATACAAGGCTTGGCAATTCGCCGGTTGTGCATATCAGGCTGCTTACCAAACAAAATGGTTATCAATGGTTTGAAAGTACCACTCAAAAACATGATACCGCAGACGGACCGGTGATATACGGCGTACTTAGCAATATTAATGTGCTTAAAGTAAGCGAGACAAAGGTTGCTGAAAAAGAACTTAAGTGCGCCGAAATTGGACGTATAGCCAAAATTGGCAGCTGGGAAATCGATGCCGCTACAATGGCGTTGAGGTTTTCGAAAGAGACATACAACATTTTTGAGCTGGATGCACAGCCCCAAATCACGGTACCCGAAGCCATCAGTTTTTTTGAACCTCAATATCGCCAGGTGCTTACAGCAGCTATCGAAAACGCTATAAAATATTCCAAGCCTTATGATATTGAGGTGTTATTTAAAACCGCCAGGAATAACGTAATATGGGTACGGTGCAAGGGCGTGCCCGTGCTTGATGATTATGGCAATTGCATTATTCTAAGGGGCATCTTCCAGGATATCGACAGCATCAAAAAGAAGGGCATCACGCTGCAATCATCTTTAAATTTGTTAGACGACCAAAACAAGCGGCTGCAAAACTTTGCTTATATTGTATCGCATAACCTGCGTTCGCACGCGGGAAACCTTAAGTTTATGGTAAACCTGTTTGAAGAATCGCACCTGCAGGACGACCGTACCGAAATATTCTCGCACATCAAAACCATTAGCGAAAGCCTGAGCGCCACCATGGGGCATTTAGATGAGATAGTTAAAATACAATCAGAAATCAGCAAGGGAAGGAAGGTTATTGATTTTGAGACCATATACAACAACGTTGAATCGGTATTACATACCAATATTGCCAATTCCGGTGCTCAGATCAATATTGATTTTGCCGGCTGTCCGCAAATAGATTATATACCCGCTTACCTGGAAAGCATTTTTCAGAACCTGCTTACCAACGCTATAAAATATAAGCATCCCGATCGTAACCCGGTTATAAATATTAACACCCACAAAATTGGGCGCGAGGTTTACCTGGTGTTTGAAGATAATGGGATTGGCATTGACCTGAAACGTTATGGCGACGAGCTTTTTGGCATGTACAAAACGTTTCACCATAATCAGGACGCTAAGGGCATAGGGCTTTTTATTACGCGGAACCAGGTAGAAGCCCTGGGCGGAAGCATACAGGTAGACAGCGCCGTAAACGTTGGCACAAAATTTACTATAAAGCTGGTATAA
- a CDS encoding response regulator, with the protein MNTENKIVTAGIVDDDEIFTYGFKKLIAIRRLFDKILHFNNGKEAIDYLTDPQNSNHLPDVLFVDINMPVMNGWEFNAAFEEIKSQLGKNITIYTISSSVDLGDIKRAKNNPLIADYLLKPIDELYLAEIARKLQNPTDMERYN; encoded by the coding sequence ATGAATACCGAAAACAAAATTGTGACAGCCGGAATTGTTGATGATGATGAAATTTTCACTTACGGTTTTAAAAAATTAATAGCTATAAGGCGCTTATTTGACAAAATACTGCATTTTAACAATGGCAAAGAAGCTATTGATTATTTAACAGATCCGCAAAATAGCAACCATTTACCTGACGTTTTATTTGTAGATATTAACATGCCGGTGATGAACGGCTGGGAATTTAACGCTGCTTTTGAGGAAATAAAATCTCAACTGGGAAAAAATATCACAATTTACACGATCAGTTCGTCGGTTGATCTGGGCGATATCAAGCGCGCCAAAAATAACCCGCTGATTGCTGATTATCTTTTAAAACCTATTGACGAGTTATACCTGGCCGAGATAGCAAGAAAACTGCAAAACCCGACCGATATGGAACGCTATAATTGA
- a CDS encoding peroxiredoxin: MSLRIGDDAPNFKAQTSQGEIDFYEYLGDSWGVLFSHPADYTPVCTTELGKTAALKDEFAKRNVKVVALSTDNVESHKGWIKDINETQHVEVNFPIIGDENREISQAYDMIHPNASLTATVRSLFVIGPDKKIKLIISYPASTGRNFQEILRVIDSLQLTAYHSVATPADWKDGEDVVVLPSIKTEDIPAKFPKGFKEVKPYLRTTPQPNK, translated from the coding sequence ATGAGTTTACGAATTGGCGACGACGCCCCAAATTTTAAAGCACAAACATCACAAGGCGAAATTGATTTTTACGAATACCTGGGCGATAGCTGGGGAGTGCTTTTCTCGCACCCGGCCGACTATACCCCCGTTTGCACCACCGAACTTGGTAAAACAGCTGCCCTTAAAGATGAGTTTGCGAAGCGTAATGTAAAAGTAGTAGCCTTAAGCACCGATAATGTAGAATCGCACAAAGGTTGGATAAAGGATATCAACGAAACGCAGCATGTTGAGGTTAACTTCCCTATTATTGGCGATGAGAACCGCGAGATATCGCAGGCTTATGATATGATACACCCCAATGCCTCGCTAACAGCTACCGTACGCTCGCTGTTTGTGATAGGCCCGGATAAAAAGATAAAACTGATCATCAGCTACCCTGCCTCAACCGGTCGTAATTTCCAGGAGATATTAAGAGTGATAGACAGTCTGCAGTTAACCGCCTATCATAGCGTAGCAACCCCTGCGGATTGGAAAGATGGCGAAGATGTAGTGGTGCTGCCATCAATCAAAACAGAAGATATCCCGGCTAAATTCCCTAAAGGTTTTAAAGAGGTAAAACCGTATTTGCGTACAACGCCGCAGCCTAATAAATAA
- a CDS encoding SulP family inorganic anion transporter, translating into MKASFKLFDFTQKVNYKTEILAGLTVAMTMMPESLSFAILAGFPPLVGLYAAFIMGLVTAIFGGRPGLVSGGAGATVVVLIALMKASGIEYVFAAVALAGVIQIAIGLFKLAKLIRLVPQPVMYGFVNGLAVIIFMAQLQQFKTVVNGQPAWLSGAPLLIMGGLVALTIAIVVLFPKITKAVPSSLVAIIIVFVLVLGFGIPTKTVSDIASVSGGFPPFHIPAIPLNFHTLNIIFPYALIMAAVGLTEGLLTLNLVDEMTATRGNGNRECIAQGSANILNGFFFGMGGCPMIAQTLVNLSAGARARLSGIIASLTILLIILFGAPVIGRLPMAALTGVMIMVAFGTFEWISFRIFNKMPKQDVFVGILVAVVTILLHNLALAVLIGVIISALVFAWESAKRIRARKYIDGNGAKHYEIYGPLFFGSATAFSEKFDISGDPDEVIIDFKDSRVADMSGIQALNKLTERYHKAGKKLRLKHLSKDCIALLKNAADVIDVNIMEDPHYWVATEKAGIN; encoded by the coding sequence ATGAAGGCGAGCTTTAAACTATTTGATTTTACACAAAAGGTTAACTATAAAACCGAAATACTGGCCGGCCTTACTGTTGCCATGACCATGATGCCCGAATCATTGTCGTTCGCCATATTGGCGGGCTTCCCGCCATTGGTAGGTTTGTACGCTGCTTTTATAATGGGGCTCGTTACGGCTATATTCGGCGGAAGGCCGGGGCTCGTTTCGGGCGGGGCAGGGGCCACGGTTGTAGTGCTGATAGCATTAATGAAGGCCAGCGGGATAGAATATGTATTTGCCGCGGTGGCATTAGCAGGCGTTATCCAGATCGCCATTGGTTTATTTAAACTGGCAAAGCTTATCCGCCTGGTGCCGCAACCTGTTATGTATGGTTTTGTAAACGGCCTGGCGGTAATCATTTTTATGGCGCAGCTACAACAATTTAAAACGGTGGTTAACGGGCAACCGGCCTGGCTTAGCGGCGCTCCATTGTTAATTATGGGCGGCCTTGTGGCGTTAACCATAGCTATTGTGGTGCTTTTCCCAAAAATTACCAAGGCGGTACCATCGTCGCTGGTGGCAATTATTATTGTATTTGTTTTGGTGCTGGGTTTTGGTATCCCCACAAAAACAGTAAGCGATATTGCGTCTGTCAGCGGTGGTTTTCCGCCTTTTCATATCCCAGCCATTCCGCTAAACTTTCACACGCTCAACATTATTTTCCCTTATGCTTTAATTATGGCAGCAGTAGGCTTAACAGAGGGGTTATTAACCTTAAACCTGGTTGATGAAATGACCGCAACAAGGGGCAACGGCAACCGCGAATGTATAGCACAGGGTAGCGCCAATATTTTAAATGGTTTCTTTTTTGGGATGGGCGGCTGCCCCATGATAGCGCAAACTTTGGTAAACCTGTCGGCGGGGGCAAGGGCCCGGTTATCGGGTATTATAGCATCGCTTACTATTTTATTGATCATACTTTTTGGAGCGCCTGTGATAGGCAGGTTGCCAATGGCTGCCCTTACCGGTGTGATGATCATGGTGGCCTTTGGCACTTTTGAATGGATAAGCTTTAGGATATTTAATAAAATGCCTAAACAAGATGTATTTGTGGGGATATTGGTTGCTGTTGTAACCATACTGCTGCACAACCTTGCATTGGCTGTGTTGATAGGCGTTATTATATCGGCCTTGGTGTTTGCCTGGGAAAGTGCAAAACGCATCCGCGCCCGTAAATATATAGACGGTAATGGCGCCAAACATTACGAAATTTACGGCCCGTTATTTTTTGGATCGGCAACGGCGTTTTCTGAAAAGTTTGACATCTCCGGCGATCCTGACGAAGTGATTATAGACTTTAAAGACAGTCGCGTTGCCGATATGTCGGGTATTCAAGCCCTTAACAAATTAACAGAGCGATATCATAAGGCAGGCAAAAAACTCCGTTTAAAGCATCTGAGTAAAGATTGCATCGCTCTGCTAAAAAATGCCGCTGATGTTATTGATGTAAATATTATGGAAGACCCGCATTACTGGGTAGCAACAGAAAAAGCCGGAATAAATTAA